Below is a window of Allomuricauda ruestringensis DSM 13258 DNA.
CTTATTGTTTTTATTGCCGGGCATATGGAAAGACACGTACTACAAATGGAAGAGGTGATGAAAGACGAAGATTTTCCAAAAATACAGTGACAAATTATATACTTTCCTTAACATTAATTGGCAAACCCTTTCCAAAATGGAAGGGGTTCTTCATTTAATTTTGAATGAACTTAAAAACAGAAACATTATGAAACTGATAAAATCATTGGGATTGGCAACCCTTCTTTTGTTCACTACCGTTGCCATGGCACAAAATAAAAAGGACAAGAAAATAATGAAGGACGCCCAAAAGGCCAAAACCACCCTTTTGGAAACAAGTCCAAGTTTGGAGCACTTTTTTGACAATTCTGCTGGATATGTCATTTTTCCCAATGTTGGGAAAGGTGGTTTTATTATAGGTGGTGCATCGGGCAATGGGGTAGTTTATGAAAATGGAGATGCCGTAGGTATGGCCGACCTTAAAAAACTGAACATTGGTCTACAAGCTGGCGGACAGGCCATTATTGAGGTTATTTTCTTTGAAACAGATGTAGACCTGCAACGATTTAAAACCGAAAAGTTCCAGTTTGCTGCTGAAACTTCTGCTGTTGCCCTAAAGTCCGGTATTGCCTTTAATGCAAAATATAAAGATGGTGTGGCCGTTTTTGCCCTTCCTAAAGCTGGGCTTATGGCCGATGCGTCGGTAGGTGGACAAAAATTTAGCTACAAGGCTTTTTAAACCAGACCTTAAATTAAGGTTTAGAGGCTATCTAAAAAGACAGCCTCCAAACTATTAGTCACCAATATCCTCATTTGAAACAGTAAATACGATTTCTCCATATATGAAATTATCACCATCCCTTATGGGTTTGTCATATTTTATAATACTCCAAGAGTCATAATTATAAGGGTTGTTTATCCCACCTCCCAAATATTCAGGAGGTCCTATCCACTCTTTTTTCAATTCATTCCCCACAAACAGTTCAAACTTGCCATAATCATTGATATGGTCATAATAGATGCCCACATTTCTTTCAATAATCAACTTGGAATTGCCATCTTTTACACCATCAGAAGAAACCGAAGATGTAAAGTTGGCAGCCATTTTGGAGTTTGCCTTTAATCTAAGTGTATCTAATTTTTCACCTGTCGAATCCAAGCTATGGTAAACGATACTTACATCAACATTGGTGGTGTTTTCAAATACTCTTTGATAGAAATCTATATAAAAAGATTCTTCAGGGTCACAGCTCAGCAAACTAAGGCCAATCAGGATAGCTGTAAAATGCATTGTCAATTTTTTCATCCCCGTTTTGCTTTGGGAAATACCAGCCCCTAAAGGAGCTGGCAGCCATAAATTACAAGTTGAATCAATTGCCAATGTCCTCATTCGTGATGGTAAAAATGATCTTGCCAACTATATTGTTGCCCGTTGGTTCAATCTTTTGAAATTGCCATGAATCATAATTAAAAGGACTATTGACATCAGGGCCGAAATTTTCTGCAAGACCTGTCCACTCCTTTACAAGATCATTTCCTATATGGACTTCAATTCTCGCAGTGTTGTTCTCACCTATGATAGAAAAAAAGGCATCTATGGCATTTTCCCCATAAACGTATTTATTGCTGCCCTCTTCTTTCATCGCATCTATATGTATAACTATATCGCTACCATCTGCAGAAAGAGGGTGACCTATCATTTTGACTACGATATCTTGATTACTGGAGTTTAAAAATTTAACAACGGCCCACTTTTCAGGCGGATCCATTTCTGTTAATATACATCCTGAAAAAAGAAATATACTAAGGCCAATCAGGATAGTTGGTAAATGCAATGTTAACTTTTTCATCGTATGTCGTTTTAGTTTTTAATTCGGCAATTAAATCGGTAAAAGTATCCGTGGTGGATTTTAAACATTCAAATATTTCTTTGGTTGTAACATCAGAAATATTATCAACCTCCTTTAAAAATCCTGGATTATACCAATCCTCTTCTTCATGAAACCAAAGCCAGTCATTATTAAATGATGTTGTGTATTTGAATTCATTTCTTGTTAGCAATGCACTGAAATAACTCCCCCACATTTCGCCAACACCACAATTCCCTGAATTTATTCCATGTCCATTCCCATAGGCACCATAGGTTATAATGTAGTTGATATACTTGATCCAATAGCCGCTGCCCACTTTTTTAAAATGTGAGGCGTGTGCCAATTCATGAAAGGTAGTGGAGAAGACCCCATCGGTGCCCTTGCTTGCCCCAGCCCTAATGATAATGTCCGGGAGTATGTACTTGCACATTATCCATAACATATTTCCCGCCACCGTTATGCTATTTGCCTTGGCTAAAAAAGTAGACATCTTGGAACGGCTTGTAAGCCCAGCATACCCCCATACCCGCCTTAGCATGGGCGCCGATGAATAACCTGTTCCTCCCAAGGCTACAATCCTAAGATTGTTATGTGGCTTTCCAATGCCCATTTGTGAACAGTAATTAAAATACTTTACTGTTGCATTGTTCACCGTGGCCCAACGCCAGCCCACAGAGTTGGTGTAAAAGTTAATGCTATGGCCATATTTACTGTGCCTTCCAGCCCTATATCTTGCAGAAGAAATACTAACTATGGATGGCCAAATCTTAAACCCCTTGGTGTTTTTGAAAACAACGGTGTAGTGAACTTTGCGTCTGTAGCCTCTATTAACCCTATAATATCCTTGGCCATTTGTCCATCCTTTTGCCCATTTAAACCAACGTCTTGTCTTAATTTTTACCCCAACAACTGGATCAAGGCGTTTTGTTTCTGTATTGTATACTCTGATATAGCCTTTGGGCCTTTTTTTGCTCCTTCTTTGGGTGAGGCTTTCGGGTTCTTCTGGTTCCTCATAATTTCCTGTCAATCTTAGTGCTTCATCTTCCAAATCATACAAAAATTGTTTTGACATTCCACTTTTACCTGCTACGGTAATCGTTGTGGATTCATCCTCATCTTCATCACCTTCCTCCTCTTCGGTTCCTGATTCCTCAATAAGGAAAAGGTCTTCCAGTTTTTCATAACTGATTCCTTGGGGGAATTGATAATCCTTGACTACAGAGGTGTAGAGCCATTGCGCCTCATGAATTTCTGTAGCTTCATCAACATAATAATCTCCCTCTTGTTCAATTTCTACATCCAATGGGATTTCAGAAAGATTTAAGGAATCCGCCAATAACAGGTTTTTCTGTTCATCATTTTTCAACCAAAAATTTCACATAATAGTCAGTCGTAGAAATTTCGGAAGAATCTTTAAGAATTAATCCACCGTATTTCATTTGGTTCTTTTCCTGCTTCTTAATTAAACTGGAATATGCCTTTCTCATATTCGAAACGGAGTAAGGGTTCTCCAGTTTTTTTCCAAGTTTGATTATTTGTAAAGTATCTCTTTGCTCCAAATCAACTTGTTGTGTCTCTTCAGATTTTACCACCTCTTTTTCGCACGAGGCCGACCAACAAATCACCATTGTCATAGATGCAATGGCCCAATACATTTTTGCTTTTCTCATAAATTAAAGTTTTAAATGTTATTGGGGTATGCTGTACCTTGAATAAGGTAATGAAATGAAATGCGCAGATCTGAGCCCGATTAACGGATGGCCCTTTTGGGTCGACGGATATCCGTTTTCAATTGATGATAGGAAAATTCTGTGCACAATTGTATATCAATCCCTAACCCCTGGGGTAAAATCCTCGGGGGCATTTTGGGGTAATTTTGTGGTGCCGGCATCTCCTGTATCGTTAAAGATGATCCATTCAGAAAATGTATAAACAGAATTCCCTACGGTAATATCGCTGTTCCGTATGGCGCGGCCATCCTCAAACTCGTGATCCGTGCCCGAACCATCTTCACCAATTATTCCAAAAACATCGATAACAGTGCCAAAGGGATCTACCAATTCCAAATTGTCATCCCCGTTGGAATCGGCAGGGCTGTTGGTCGACACTCCTAAATCGGGGGCAAATCCGTATACCAGTTCAAACTCCTCTGCCTTTGGTGAAATGACCAAAGTGCTCTCAGCACCAATAATCAAACCAGATAAATCGATGATGGAACTTACTTCTGTATTATCGTTGGTATATCTGTGGAGGGTCCATAAGTTTAAATCCAACTGTTCTGGAGCTGAATTATAGAGTTCCACAAACCTAGCGCTGGAATTGTTGTCCGGGTCGGCCAATTCGGAAATAAAAATTTGATTGGAAGTGAACTCGGTGATGATTTCTGGGCAGCGTTCTTGGGTAAAATCCACATCTTCCAACGTTCTAATCACAAGTTGCGGAGATTTTCCATCCCTTGTTAACACCGCCGTTAGCGTACCATTTGTTTCAGGCAAAGGCTCTTCCTGAAAATCGGCATAGCCACTGTTTAAAAGAACGATTTCGTTTTCTGCGCAGTCCAGAAGCAATCGTTGGGTTTCTTCTTGGGCAAGTGCATAGGTTTCGCCTAGGATTTCCTCTGCAAATTCAACATTCTCCAATTGCACCAATATGCTTGATGGCAGACTATCGATTTCAGAAATTGTTGTCACTAAAGGCTCCGGGGATCCTTCACCATCACAGGAGACAAAAAGATGGTCAAACACTTTTCCTCGGGGCAATCTTCCTATGGAAAGATTACCAAAAGAGGAAAAAACGCTACCGATTCTAAAGGTGCTGCCTCTTTTACCTAAATACAGATCCTTTAGTTTTATCATGACTTTACTCCCTACCGGAAATAATAAATGTGATTCCCTTACATCAACTTCCAGTTGTAGTCCTTTAGATGGATTGCTTAATGCATCTTGCAGATAAAGCACCCCGAAAAAATTCCCCGCCCGGTCGGATGAGATTACGTAGCCTTCCAAGACCAGATCTTCTTGAATCTGTATCACATCATCTTGAACCAATGAATCCAACTCTGTAAAAGTTATATTGGCCAAAATATCGGTTGTGCAGTTATTTTTTGGCGCATCAAACTCTCTACCATCAACACAACATAAAAGAGTCATCAAAGTGATGGTTCCAAAGATTTTAAAAAATAAATTTTTCATAAGTAACATGATTAAAAGCTTATGGCCAGATTCAAAAAATAGGTTCTTCCGTAGCTGTACCAATATTTTGGGGCAAAGGAGGGCGAGCCACTCTGATTATCTTGTTTGAGCTGTCCATAGTTTCCGTTCCTGCTCTGTTCATATCCGCCTGTGCGGAAAACCGTATCGAAAACATTATTGATGCTGGCAAAAAAACTGATGTACTTTCCATTGATCAGCCAAGATTTACCTCCAACCAAATTGAGCAAATAGATGTCGTCCAGCTTATTTTGCTTTAGCAATTTGGAAACGTTCACATCAGACGCGTCTGGAAAGGGTTCGCCTGTTTCGGGGTCCATCAAAAAACTGGACGTTCTGGTAATGATGGAAAGGTTGCTATAATTATTCGTGAGAAAATTGGTTGTACCGCTTATCCACCAATATTTTGGAGCCCTGTAGGACACGCCCAAAGCCAGCGCAGTTTGTGGTCCTTGAGCCAATTTTAAATCTTTTAGGGCGGCAATGCCCAAATCTATATTTCCTTCGGGAGCAATGAGGTCTTCCTCGGCACTTGCCGTATCAAAATTGATTTGAACGGATGGGTCGCTGGCATACACATAATGTCCTACATTTCCGGCAGCGGTCAATTTTATACTGGACGAGGCTTCATACTCAAACCCAAACTCGATGCCCCTATGAAGTCTATCCAATCCTGTGATTACTTCCTGTACAAAATCGGAGCCCAGTCCTGAATCCACAAAAAAGAAGTTGATGTCCGTGGTATGCTGAAACCTGGTATAAAAAGCACTTATACGGCCTGTTAGGCTGGGCAAACGGACAAAATAGCTCAAATCCACACTACTCACGACTTCTTTCTGGAGTTCAGGAACTGTTTCATTGTTTTCCCTTGGATTGATGAATATGTTTTGGATGATGGGCGGCCGTTCCACTATCGCAGCATTGGCCGTGAACCAATGCCTTCCTGTCAGGAAATAGGTGGATCCGCCTTTGTAAGCCAAGTTGGAGAATGATACTTTTTCGCCTGTTCCGAAGGAATTTTCCAAATAGCGCTCATTTTTAAAGAATCCATCACGCAGTACATTGAAATTGGAATAAGAAGCCGATACAAACCCGTTCCACTTTTTGGAGGTGAATTTTACCTGTGCAAAACCTTCCATTTGGAAAGCATCTAAATTGTAATGGTAATTAAACTTTTCTCCTTCGGATTTTTGCAGGTCGCCATCAACATCGTTCAAAGTATTGGAGAAGGTATCCATATCTTCATGGAAACCGGCTCCCAACAAATCTTGAATCTCCGCGTAGTTTTCGGATGATGTGGCTTTATAGTTCCCGCCAAACCCTAGCTTGATGAAATCGCTCAAGGAATAATTAAAATTAGTGGCGCCCGAAATGGTCGTGCTCTTGGCAACATCATCGTAGAGCAAATAGGCCGCTTTTTCACCATTATTGGCATTGGCCGTGTAAAGTTGCTCCCAATTGAGCTGTGGGTTTTCTAAAAAGGCTTCTTTCGCCAAATTTGCGTTGATGAAATCGGCCCCGATGGAACTATTGATGTGATAACTGGGTAAATATCTGTAGTAGGTTGGGTCTGGGTTCGGTGCATTGTAATACCCAAGCCTACTCCTTGAATTAATCCCTGTTTGATAGGCAATCCCAATGTTCCAATTCAATTTTTTCTTCTCTAAAGTATAGTTGAGTAGAAATAGCGGTTCAAAAATTTCACGTTCTCTTGAATTACGGATTTTACCGTCTTGTTCACCCCAATAGGGATTGTACTGACCTCCCATCAAGTGAAAAACTTCTTCCGTGAGTGCAGAAGAGCGACCTCGCCTATTTCGAGCCAACATTGAGGTAAAAGTGAGGCTGTTTTGCGGATTGAATTGATACTCTACCGCTCCAAAAAAGGAGTAAGCATCGTACAAAGTGCCCTCCACAAAACCTTCTTTGGCCCACCTGCGTGAAGCGGATACCGAATAGGCCAATCCGCTTTGCTTTTCTCCTGAATTGTAGGTGGCCATCAACCTGCCGCGATAGGTGCGATTGGACAGTGATGACGAAAGGCGTAAGCCCGGCCTCATTCCAGAAGGTCGGGTATTGATGTTGGTGTTGCCCAATATTCCACCAAAGGTGTATGGGTTCAACGTTAAACTATTAGTGAATTCCTGATTGCGAACAACGTCGTTTAGTCCGCCCCAATTGTTCCATTGTGGCCTGCCATCAAAAAATTTGTTCATGGGAACGCCGTTGATTAAAACCTGACCATTGCGAGAATCATAGCCTCGCACCTTAAAAAAAGCCTGTCCAAAATCAAAAGCGGCACGATTCAGGAAAACATCGCGTGTAGATTGCAGCAATCCCATAGAACTGGAAACGGATTCAAAATCATCGGACAAGTCTCCATCCGTCAGTGAAATCAAATTATCTGTTTGTTCTCTAGCAATATCCCTTTCCAGATAAATTATCCCTAAATCAATCGGGGTTCCATTCAAATAGACCGAAAACCGCTTCGAAATAAAATCCAAGGCGGAAATACGGAGAATTTGCTCTCCCGTTTCGGATACATTGATTTCAAACTCGCCATTGCTATCTGTTGCAAATTCTTGGGAAGTGTTTTCCAGGGTAATTATGGCATTGGAAATGGGCGCATCGGAACCCTTCTCCATCAATTGCCCTGTAATTCGAGTACTTTGTTGTCCACACAGCGATTTACAACAACAAAGCGTGGCCAATACTATGGCTAGCCTCATAGCTTATTGTAGGTTAATTTATAAAAAAGGGGTTGTAATTGCTGTACAAACTGCGAAAAAGCGAACAATTGTACTTATTTTAGCTACAAAATCAAAATAAAATGCGATTATTAATATGCCTACTTGTATTAATATCGACCTCACTTTATGGACAAAAGTCCAAGACATATACCTTAAGAACGATTGCTTTTTACAATTGTGAAAACCTGTTCGATACGGTAAACGATTCACTCACTTTTGATGATGACCGCACTCCCGAGGGACGTTATCATTGGACCGAGGAGCGTTACCTTCAAAAAGTTGAAAACCTATCCAACGTCATCTCTAAAATCGGTGCTGAAACTTCCAAAACATCCCCAGACATTGTGGGTTTGTGCGAAGTTGAAAACCGAGATGTGCTGGAAGATTTGGTACAACACCCGAATTTAAGGGAAAAGAATTATGGTATCATCCATTTTGATTCTCCTGATGCTCGGGGTATTGATGTTGCGTTGCTCTACAAAAAGGCATCGTTTATCCCTTCATCCTTTAAAAGTCATCGGCTATTATTGTTTGATGAAATGAGCGAAAGGAAATACACCCGTGACCAATTGGTGGTCGGAGGCACTATGGACCGTGAAAACATCTATTTTATTGTGAACCATTGGCCGTCCAGAAGGGGTGGAGCCGCGAAGAGTTCGCCATTACGAGTAAGAGCTGCTTTGCTGAACAAACGCATTATAGATTCCATTCAGGAACTGGATTTAGATGCGAAAATCATTGCCATGGGCGACCTGAACGACGACCCTATTGATGATAGTTTGAAAAAAATTCTGAAAACGAAGGGTAAAATACGACAGTTGGATAGCATAAGTCTTTACAATCCCATGGAGGCCATGTTTAAAAAAGGGGTGGGTTCGTTGGCATATCGGGATAAATGGAACTTGTTCGACCAAATGTTCTTCACAGCCAACTTGGTGACTGAAGACCGAACAGCCCTTTCATTTTGGAAAGCGGGAATTTTTGCTCCATCTTTTATCCGAACGGAAAAGGGAAGATTTAAAGGCTATCCGCTTCGTACCTATTCTGGCGGTAGCTATACGGCTGGGTATAGCGACCACTTTCCTTCGTATTTGTTTTTGTTGAAGGAGGCGAAATGAGATTCCCGCCTTCGCAGGAATGACAGATTACGCAAACCATTGTCCCCAAGGGATACGGCTCAAGATCAATAAAAGCCCCAAACCGTAAAAAATGGAAATGGTCTTGAACTTTTTATTGCTTTCCATGAATTTTTTGTGTCGGGACCAACCGATGGTAATCAGCACCAAGGCTATAATGTTTATGAAAGGATGTTCTACCGCCAACAAACGTGCTGGAGCATTCAACCCGCCCATGCCCAAGGTTTGAATCGCCTTAAGGCCATTGGTTGATGTAAAGAACAATAATAAGCCTACCAAAAGCTGAATATGACTTAAAATAAGTGCAAAGAGACTAACCCGAAGGTCTTTTTGCATGGTAAAGTCCTTTTTGCCCAACCAACCTGCTATGGCATTGATTACGGCAATTACTAAAACGGCCAAAACCACATAGGCCAAATAAGAGTGTAGGTTCTTGATAATTTCCATTAGGTATAGTTTGTGAGCTTAAAAGTACGGAATTTTGAGGATAAAAAAAGCCCCTCGCCAAAGTGAGGGGCTTTTGAAATTATGTATCGGTATAACGATTAGAACCTGTAAGTCACACTTGCATTAAAAGTACGACCGTTTCCATAA
It encodes the following:
- a CDS encoding DUF5689 domain-containing protein, which gives rise to MKNLFFKIFGTITLMTLLCCVDGREFDAPKNNCTTDILANITFTELDSLVQDDVIQIQEDLVLEGYVISSDRAGNFFGVLYLQDALSNPSKGLQLEVDVRESHLLFPVGSKVMIKLKDLYLGKRGSTFRIGSVFSSFGNLSIGRLPRGKVFDHLFVSCDGEGSPEPLVTTISEIDSLPSSILVQLENVEFAEEILGETYALAQEETQRLLLDCAENEIVLLNSGYADFQEEPLPETNGTLTAVLTRDGKSPQLVIRTLEDVDFTQERCPEIITEFTSNQIFISELADPDNNSSARFVELYNSAPEQLDLNLWTLHRYTNDNTEVSSIIDLSGLIIGAESTLVISPKAEEFELVYGFAPDLGVSTNSPADSNGDDNLELVDPFGTVIDVFGIIGEDGSGTDHEFEDGRAIRNSDITVGNSVYTFSEWIIFNDTGDAGTTKLPQNAPEDFTPGVRD
- a CDS encoding TonB-dependent receptor is translated as MRLAIVLATLCCCKSLCGQQSTRITGQLMEKGSDAPISNAIITLENTSQEFATDSNGEFEINVSETGEQILRISALDFISKRFSVYLNGTPIDLGIIYLERDIAREQTDNLISLTDGDLSDDFESVSSSMGLLQSTRDVFLNRAAFDFGQAFFKVRGYDSRNGQVLINGVPMNKFFDGRPQWNNWGGLNDVVRNQEFTNSLTLNPYTFGGILGNTNINTRPSGMRPGLRLSSSLSNRTYRGRLMATYNSGEKQSGLAYSVSASRRWAKEGFVEGTLYDAYSFFGAVEYQFNPQNSLTFTSMLARNRRGRSSALTEEVFHLMGGQYNPYWGEQDGKIRNSREREIFEPLFLLNYTLEKKKLNWNIGIAYQTGINSRSRLGYYNAPNPDPTYYRYLPSYHINSSIGADFINANLAKEAFLENPQLNWEQLYTANANNGEKAAYLLYDDVAKSTTISGATNFNYSLSDFIKLGFGGNYKATSSENYAEIQDLLGAGFHEDMDTFSNTLNDVDGDLQKSEGEKFNYHYNLDAFQMEGFAQVKFTSKKWNGFVSASYSNFNVLRDGFFKNERYLENSFGTGEKVSFSNLAYKGGSTYFLTGRHWFTANAAIVERPPIIQNIFINPRENNETVPELQKEVVSSVDLSYFVRLPSLTGRISAFYTRFQHTTDINFFFVDSGLGSDFVQEVITGLDRLHRGIEFGFEYEASSSIKLTAAGNVGHYVYASDPSVQINFDTASAEEDLIAPEGNIDLGIAALKDLKLAQGPQTALALGVSYRAPKYWWISGTTNFLTNNYSNLSIITRTSSFLMDPETGEPFPDASDVNVSKLLKQNKLDDIYLLNLVGGKSWLINGKYISFFASINNVFDTVFRTGGYEQSRNGNYGQLKQDNQSGSPSFAPKYWYSYGRTYFLNLAISF
- a CDS encoding lipid-binding SYLF domain-containing protein yields the protein MKLIKSLGLATLLLFTTVAMAQNKKDKKIMKDAQKAKTTLLETSPSLEHFFDNSAGYVIFPNVGKGGFIIGGASGNGVVYENGDAVGMADLKKLNIGLQAGGQAIIEVIFFETDVDLQRFKTEKFQFAAETSAVALKSGIAFNAKYKDGVAVFALPKAGLMADASVGGQKFSYKAF
- a CDS encoding endonuclease/exonuclease/phosphatase family protein; amino-acid sequence: MRLLICLLVLISTSLYGQKSKTYTLRTIAFYNCENLFDTVNDSLTFDDDRTPEGRYHWTEERYLQKVENLSNVISKIGAETSKTSPDIVGLCEVENRDVLEDLVQHPNLREKNYGIIHFDSPDARGIDVALLYKKASFIPSSFKSHRLLLFDEMSERKYTRDQLVVGGTMDRENIYFIVNHWPSRRGGAAKSSPLRVRAALLNKRIIDSIQELDLDAKIIAMGDLNDDPIDDSLKKILKTKGKIRQLDSISLYNPMEAMFKKGVGSLAYRDKWNLFDQMFFTANLVTEDRTALSFWKAGIFAPSFIRTEKGRFKGYPLRTYSGGSYTAGYSDHFPSYLFLLKEAK